From a single Methanomassiliicoccales archaeon genomic region:
- a CDS encoding SDR family oxidoreductase, whose amino-acid sequence MTENIARTVIITGSSEGIGREAAFRFSRERWNVIMTYRKDKEEGMETKAKCDALGAKSSLLLQLDVSDESSIRQVVDEIKRAFGKVTVLVNNAGIDVWKPLREQTPEEISRQIRTNLEGPIIMTMEMLPIVTSMVLNVGSRAGIDGYSGIAVYSATKAGIRGFTRSLAQEEKRLKVYTIYPGYTATHMTGFHGDPPEKVADLIFDTANGRYDLPTGADIPVWDPLGGV is encoded by the coding sequence ATGACCGAGAATATTGCGAGAACCGTCATTATCACAGGGTCCAGCGAAGGCATAGGGCGGGAGGCTGCCTTCCGTTTCTCCCGCGAGCGATGGAATGTGATCATGACATACCGGAAGGACAAAGAGGAAGGCATGGAGACAAAGGCCAAATGTGATGCGCTGGGGGCCAAGTCGTCTTTGCTTCTGCAACTCGACGTGTCTGACGAATCAAGCATCAGACAGGTGGTGGATGAGATCAAACGAGCTTTCGGCAAGGTCACTGTTCTGGTCAACAATGCGGGGATAGACGTATGGAAGCCGTTGAGGGAGCAGACACCGGAGGAGATATCTCGTCAAATACGCACCAATTTGGAGGGCCCGATCATCATGACCATGGAGATGCTTCCAATTGTGACCAGCATGGTGCTCAATGTCGGGAGCAGAGCTGGCATAGATGGCTACTCTGGAATCGCCGTGTACAGCGCGACCAAGGCCGGTATAAGGGGGTTCACCCGCTCCCTCGCCCAGGAAGAAAAACGCTTGAAAGTATACACCATCTATCCGGGCTATACCGCCACCCACATGACCGGATTCCACGGCGACCCTCCCGAGAAGGTGGCCGATCTCATTTTTGATACTGCCAATGGTCGATATGATCTGCCTACGGGGGCAGACATACCGGTGTGGGACCCCCTGGGAGGCGTATGA
- a CDS encoding MFS transporter yields the protein MKRFVTIWAGQSSSLIGSQLVQFALIWYLTIQTGSATVLAIASVAAIVPQIILTPIAGVYADRWRRRRVMIAADALIAASTFCLIILFALGYAEIWHIFVVMFARACFAAFHWPASQATTAMLVPEEHLTRVAGMNQSMMGFANILAPPLAAILIAILPIEQVLAFDILTASFAIIPLLFIRFPEPAPRTGPRQRILLDLKDAFAYFRGWRGALTMMSMFMAVNMLITPAFNLMPILVVNTFHGGVIDYATLEVVAGIGMIAGGIALSIWGGTKRKIVTVMSCTFLAGVGITMLALVPNDGFLIVLGLVLFIGLMMPMLNGSLNSLLQTCIPKGMQGRVFALMASMSVGAAPIGMAFAGPIADSIGIQAWFLIAGIPTALIGATAFLLPSVMGIEDPASQPGHGQDVVEVSASKETDG from the coding sequence TTGAAGCGTTTCGTCACGATATGGGCCGGACAGTCCTCCTCACTGATCGGAAGTCAACTGGTTCAATTCGCTTTGATCTGGTATCTGACCATCCAAACCGGTTCTGCGACCGTCCTAGCCATTGCGAGCGTCGCGGCGATCGTCCCCCAGATCATTCTAACACCGATAGCTGGTGTATATGCTGACCGGTGGAGACGTCGACGGGTGATGATCGCCGCCGATGCGCTCATCGCGGCCAGCACATTCTGTTTGATCATACTCTTTGCATTGGGGTATGCAGAGATATGGCACATATTCGTCGTCATGTTCGCCAGGGCCTGTTTCGCTGCGTTTCATTGGCCGGCCAGCCAGGCCACGACAGCCATGCTTGTTCCCGAAGAGCACCTTACTAGGGTAGCTGGAATGAACCAATCGATGATGGGATTTGCGAACATACTGGCTCCGCCATTGGCCGCCATCCTGATCGCAATTCTGCCGATCGAACAGGTTCTGGCGTTCGACATACTCACCGCCTCTTTCGCCATAATTCCTCTCCTTTTCATCAGATTCCCTGAACCTGCCCCGAGGACGGGACCGAGGCAGAGAATCCTCCTCGACCTGAAGGACGCGTTCGCCTATTTCCGGGGATGGCGTGGGGCACTGACCATGATGTCGATGTTCATGGCGGTGAACATGCTGATCACTCCCGCCTTCAACTTGATGCCTATCCTGGTGGTCAATACCTTTCATGGTGGGGTTATCGACTATGCCACCCTTGAGGTGGTTGCTGGCATAGGGATGATAGCGGGCGGTATAGCCTTGAGCATATGGGGAGGGACCAAAAGGAAGATAGTCACGGTCATGTCCTGCACCTTTCTGGCAGGAGTAGGCATCACCATGCTGGCGTTGGTGCCCAATGACGGATTTCTGATCGTTTTGGGTCTGGTCCTATTCATCGGCTTGATGATGCCGATGCTGAACGGGTCGCTCAATTCCTTGTTGCAGACCTGCATACCCAAGGGAATGCAGGGGAGGGTCTTCGCGCTGATGGCATCCATGTCCGTGGGGGCCGCCCCCATAGGCATGGCGTTCGCCGGGCCGATCGCCGACAGCATCGGCATCCAGGCATGGTTCCTGATCGCAGGGATCCCTACCGCTTTGATCGGCGCGACCGCGTTCCTCCTGCCCAGCGTCATGGGGATCGAGGATCCAGCGAGCCAACCGGGTCACGGGCAGGATGTCGTCGAGGTCTCCGCATCCAAAGAGACCGATGGTTGA
- a CDS encoding PhzF family phenazine biosynthesis protein, translating to MNIRFFITDVFSEKPLEGNQLATFLDFGRLDGRQMQKIAKETNFSETTFITSRQEDRGGYDVRIFTPGEEIPFAGHPTLGTAYLIREKLIKRKVERVVLNLKVGQIPVTFPKEPGMAWMKQRPPEFGKRFEPNEVAGMLGLRERDIDDRWPSEIVSTGLPFVIVPLRSLDVLRKIKIDETALRSMISGGEPFIPLAFVPEGQEPGQDFSVRVFPVLEGIAEDPATGSGNGCLAAYLVKNRYQGSPGFETKVGQGYEIGRPSTLYLKAAESAGEIVVNVGGKVSEVAAGYWKV from the coding sequence ATGAACATCCGTTTCTTCATCACCGACGTTTTCTCGGAAAAACCTCTTGAGGGGAATCAGCTGGCCACGTTCCTCGATTTCGGCAGGCTGGATGGTCGCCAGATGCAGAAGATAGCCAAGGAAACGAATTTTTCTGAAACAACTTTCATCACATCAAGACAAGAGGATCGGGGAGGATACGATGTCCGCATCTTCACTCCGGGCGAGGAGATACCATTCGCCGGACATCCGACCCTGGGCACCGCCTACCTCATACGAGAGAAGCTCATCAAAAGAAAGGTCGAAAGGGTCGTCCTAAATTTGAAGGTGGGCCAGATCCCTGTCACGTTCCCCAAGGAGCCTGGAATGGCATGGATGAAGCAGCGGCCCCCCGAATTCGGCAAAAGATTCGAACCGAACGAGGTGGCAGGAATGCTAGGTCTTAGGGAGAGGGACATCGACGACCGATGGCCATCAGAGATAGTGTCCACAGGCCTGCCGTTCGTTATCGTCCCGCTCCGTTCGCTGGATGTCCTGAGGAAGATAAAGATCGACGAGACCGCCCTCCGTTCGATGATCTCCGGAGGAGAGCCGTTCATACCTCTGGCATTCGTTCCCGAAGGTCAGGAGCCTGGTCAGGACTTCAGTGTAAGGGTCTTCCCCGTTCTTGAGGGGATCGCCGAGGATCCTGCGACGGGAAGCGGCAACGGTTGCTTGGCCGCATACCTGGTCAAGAATCGCTATCAGGGTTCACCGGGATTTGAGACAAAGGTGGGCCAAGGCTATGAGATTGGAAGGCCGTCGACCCTATACCTGAAGGCAGCTGAATCTGCTGGAGAGATCGTTGTGAACGTTGGCGGAAAGGTAAGCGAGGTCGCTGCCGGGTATTGGAAGGTGTGA
- the hcp gene encoding hydroxylamine reductase gives MTMYCNQCQQTAKGVACTVKGVCGKDEDIQSLQELLIYGLKGIAAYAYHCRVLGYKDEEVDAFMHEALFKTLTNVDFSLEDTWNTVLKAGMMNFKIMQLLDKANTEHFGLPTPVTVNTGTVKGPGILVTGHDLLDLEELLKQTQGTGVNVYTHGEMLPAHGYPVLRKYKNLIGNYGSAWQKQKTDFAEFGGPILTTTNCVLIPPESYKDRLYATGITALEGVKHIPDRKDFSQIIEHAKSIGDLPERPGTTLSTGFHHKAVLGLAPQIVDAVKGGKIKHFFLIGGCDGATPGRNYYSEMADKVPSDSVIMTLACGKYRFNDRKFGSIDGIPRYLDIGQCNDTYSAIILAVELSKAFNVSVNELPLSIVLSWFEQKAVAIVLTLLALDIKNVRVGPTLPAFVSPNNWKMIQDKYGWKAIGNVDQDLKDMLSK, from the coding sequence ATGACGATGTACTGTAACCAGTGCCAGCAGACCGCCAAAGGGGTAGCATGCACGGTAAAGGGGGTTTGCGGGAAGGACGAGGACATACAGAGCCTCCAGGAACTGCTGATCTATGGGTTGAAGGGCATAGCCGCCTATGCCTATCACTGCCGGGTCCTGGGATACAAGGACGAGGAGGTCGATGCCTTCATGCACGAGGCCCTCTTCAAGACCCTTACCAATGTCGATTTCTCGCTCGAGGACACGTGGAACACGGTCCTCAAGGCAGGCATGATGAACTTCAAGATAATGCAGCTTCTGGACAAAGCGAACACCGAGCATTTCGGTCTCCCAACGCCGGTTACAGTGAACACCGGGACGGTAAAGGGTCCCGGGATACTGGTCACGGGACACGACCTGCTTGACCTGGAAGAGCTCCTGAAACAGACCCAGGGAACTGGGGTGAACGTCTATACCCATGGAGAGATGCTCCCAGCTCATGGATATCCGGTGCTTCGCAAGTACAAGAACCTGATCGGCAACTACGGCTCGGCCTGGCAGAAGCAGAAGACGGATTTCGCGGAGTTCGGCGGCCCTATCCTGACCACCACCAACTGCGTGCTGATCCCTCCGGAATCCTATAAGGACCGGCTCTATGCCACCGGCATAACCGCACTGGAGGGGGTGAAACACATCCCCGACAGGAAGGATTTCTCTCAGATTATCGAGCATGCCAAGAGTATCGGGGACCTTCCGGAACGCCCAGGCACGACGCTCTCCACCGGTTTCCATCACAAGGCGGTGCTGGGTCTCGCCCCTCAGATCGTTGATGCGGTCAAAGGTGGGAAGATCAAGCATTTCTTCCTGATCGGAGGATGCGATGGCGCAACCCCGGGCAGAAACTACTACTCGGAGATGGCGGACAAGGTGCCGTCAGACAGCGTCATCATGACCCTGGCCTGTGGAAAATATCGTTTCAACGATCGGAAGTTCGGTTCGATAGACGGCATCCCCCGTTATCTGGACATCGGCCAATGCAACGATACCTACTCCGCCATAATATTGGCCGTGGAGCTTTCGAAGGCTTTCAATGTGTCCGTGAACGAGCTGCCGCTGAGCATCGTCCTCTCATGGTTCGAGCAGAAGGCCGTGGCCATCGTGCTTACGCTGCTAGCCTTGGATATCAAGAACGTCCGGGTGGGCCCCACTCTGCCTGCCTTCGTCTCTCCGAACAACTGGAAGATGATCCAGGACAAGTACGGATGGAAGGCGATCGGGAACGTCGACCAGGACCTGAAGGATATGCTGTCCAAGTGA
- a CDS encoding NAD-dependent epimerase/dehydratase family protein, which produces MSSSEPGPSGRILVTGATGQIGSELVPELRKRYGRDNVVAAGHVRKPTREMEDAGPFLTLDLMDLGALSETMKKEGIDQVYHLAAMLSAVGEERPQEAWNINMTSLKNVLDASLSVRVDRVFWPSSIAAFGPTSPRNLTPQDTALRPTSMYGVTKVAGELLSNYYFLKYGLDTRSVRYPGIISSETPPGGGTTDYAVAIFYEAILHGHYVCFVREDTALPMLYMPDCINAAVQLMESHRDQVRRHDAYNLAGMSFSAGELAGSIKSRMPGFSVEYRPDSRQQIADSWPRSLDDSEARQDWGWKPYFDREEMVEDMLSRLERKLKDV; this is translated from the coding sequence ATGTCATCATCGGAACCGGGTCCTTCTGGCAGAATTCTGGTGACCGGGGCGACCGGTCAGATCGGATCAGAGTTGGTGCCTGAGCTACGTAAGAGATATGGTCGGGACAACGTGGTCGCCGCGGGGCATGTAAGAAAGCCCACCAGGGAGATGGAGGATGCTGGCCCTTTCTTGACGCTGGATCTGATGGACCTTGGGGCCCTTTCCGAAACGATGAAAAAGGAAGGGATCGACCAGGTTTACCATTTGGCGGCGATGCTGTCGGCGGTGGGAGAGGAGAGGCCGCAGGAAGCCTGGAACATCAATATGACCTCGCTTAAGAACGTGCTAGACGCCAGCCTCTCCGTTCGGGTCGATAGGGTCTTCTGGCCCAGTTCCATCGCCGCGTTCGGACCGACCTCACCGCGAAACCTGACCCCGCAGGACACGGCCCTCAGACCGACCTCCATGTATGGCGTGACCAAGGTTGCCGGAGAGCTGCTCTCAAACTATTATTTTCTGAAGTATGGTCTGGACACCCGCAGCGTCAGGTACCCGGGGATCATCAGTTCTGAAACCCCTCCGGGAGGAGGGACGACCGATTATGCGGTAGCCATCTTCTATGAGGCGATCCTCCATGGACATTATGTGTGCTTCGTCAGAGAGGACACGGCGCTACCCATGCTCTACATGCCTGATTGCATCAACGCTGCGGTCCAGCTCATGGAATCCCACCGGGACCAGGTCCGCCGACACGACGCCTACAACCTGGCTGGAATGAGCTTCTCCGCAGGTGAATTGGCGGGATCGATCAAGAGCCGAATGCCCGGCTTCTCAGTCGAATACCGCCCGGATAGCCGGCAGCAGATCGCCGACTCCTGGCCCAGATCGTTGGACGATTCCGAGGCCAGGCAGGACTGGGGATGGAAACCATACTTCGACCGGGAAGAAATGGTAGAGGATATGCTATCTCGACTGGAAAGAAAACTGAAGGATGTATGA
- a CDS encoding GNAT family N-acetyltransferase, translating into MNVDGRNADALAYLITELARFEHLEPPTDEAVSRLKQDQSSERPYLVAHLAMMGEVPVGYACYYFTYSTFLARPTLFLEDIFVLDQYRRHGVGSKLLEFCLAEAQRKECGRMEWNVLDWNADAISFYESTGARILKEWRVVRLRQEDFGKFLQRRGNNGH; encoded by the coding sequence GTGAACGTCGATGGACGGAATGCCGATGCGCTTGCATACCTGATCACGGAATTGGCTCGGTTCGAACACCTGGAACCGCCAACCGATGAAGCTGTGTCCAGACTAAAGCAGGACCAAAGTTCGGAGCGCCCATATCTGGTCGCCCATCTCGCCATGATGGGGGAGGTTCCGGTTGGCTATGCTTGTTACTATTTCACCTACTCCACCTTCCTGGCCCGACCGACATTGTTCCTTGAGGACATTTTCGTGCTCGACCAGTATCGCAGACACGGGGTGGGGAGCAAGCTGCTCGAGTTCTGTCTGGCTGAAGCCCAGAGAAAAGAGTGCGGCAGGATGGAGTGGAACGTTCTGGACTGGAACGCGGACGCCATCAGTTTCTATGAAAGCACTGGTGCTAGGATACTCAAGGAATGGCGGGTGGTCCGTCTCAGGCAGGAGGACTTCGGGAAGTTCCTTCAGCGCCGTGGGAATAACGGTCATTGA
- a CDS encoding histidine kinase N-terminal 7TM domain-containing protein, which produces MRRMVDILPLAMLVFGLTIIDGTLAFAAFARSRRQYRHAFVALMAMEIMMAWGYLLDVNAPDLAEKLLWNNLEYVGYLGAVPVSFIFCVLFIGSRWMTSRKMVGLLVVPIILWFSVVFNQFHNLFYADVTISNNEFISFSADYGPLFYVYVALTLVVVFAALGTLIRRYLSTTGQHRKHVGIVMLATMIPLATTILNYIEVASIPGPFLVIAGLFVSGILLYIGAFGFEMFEIVPFAFDRVVGTIQDSVLVLDEGGSILFMNQSAERIAGTTNDSSFHRTLREVMPGGDVLSDAVSKGETNFCFEPDPGRFFDACFRTIRDPGQRAVGKLVILHEVTENKKANDLAKEAEEKTQILNSITRHDITNQLLVIDGNAELLRARIADDTVRRQLSLIILATKNITQQMAFLRDYQAIGVKDPSWQKIDEMISQVHLPLSEKGVVVRTDTRNAEILADPQFEKVFYNLIDNSLTHGKGVSLIDISLTESADSIGLIYKDDGQGISKESRLHLFEMSEDGDHGAGLFLSKKILAITGMTITEEGEPGKGVRFVIRVQRSKVRFPRSEPEKVQ; this is translated from the coding sequence ATGCGAAGGATGGTCGACATCCTGCCCCTGGCAATGCTCGTTTTCGGTCTGACCATCATCGATGGCACATTGGCCTTCGCGGCATTCGCCAGGAGCAGGAGACAATATCGACACGCCTTCGTTGCCCTTATGGCCATGGAGATAATGATGGCATGGGGATACCTCCTGGACGTGAACGCCCCGGATTTGGCCGAAAAGCTCCTGTGGAACAATCTGGAGTATGTGGGTTACCTTGGGGCGGTGCCAGTCTCGTTCATATTCTGTGTCCTGTTCATAGGAAGCAGATGGATGACCTCGAGAAAAATGGTCGGGCTTCTGGTCGTACCCATCATCCTATGGTTTTCGGTGGTCTTTAACCAGTTCCACAATCTTTTCTATGCCGACGTCACGATCTCTAACAACGAATTCATATCATTCTCAGCCGATTACGGGCCCCTGTTCTATGTCTACGTGGCGCTAACCCTGGTGGTCGTCTTCGCTGCCCTCGGAACCCTGATCCGAAGGTACCTCAGCACCACAGGCCAGCATCGCAAGCATGTAGGAATCGTGATGCTTGCCACGATGATACCGTTGGCGACCACCATCCTGAACTACATCGAGGTAGCATCCATTCCTGGACCTTTCCTCGTTATTGCGGGGCTATTCGTCAGCGGGATCCTTCTTTACATCGGTGCCTTCGGGTTCGAAATGTTCGAGATAGTCCCCTTCGCCTTCGACCGGGTAGTGGGGACGATTCAGGACAGCGTACTGGTGCTCGATGAAGGAGGTTCCATCCTGTTCATGAACCAGAGTGCAGAAAGGATTGCAGGAACGACCAACGACAGCTCATTCCATCGTACTCTCAGAGAGGTCATGCCAGGAGGAGACGTGCTATCGGATGCCGTGTCCAAAGGCGAAACCAACTTCTGCTTCGAACCAGACCCAGGGCGATTCTTCGATGCTTGCTTCAGGACCATAAGGGACCCCGGTCAGCGGGCGGTAGGCAAACTCGTTATCCTTCATGAAGTGACGGAGAACAAGAAGGCCAACGATCTGGCAAAAGAGGCGGAGGAGAAGACCCAGATCCTGAATTCGATCACCCGGCACGATATTACGAACCAATTGCTGGTGATCGACGGGAACGCGGAACTATTACGGGCCAGGATAGCGGACGATACGGTTAGGAGGCAGCTCTCCCTGATCATATTGGCCACTAAGAACATCACCCAGCAGATGGCCTTCCTGAGGGACTATCAGGCGATAGGCGTCAAGGACCCTTCATGGCAAAAGATCGATGAGATGATTTCGCAGGTACACCTACCGCTCTCCGAAAAAGGAGTGGTGGTGCGGACTGACACCAGGAACGCAGAGATATTGGCCGACCCCCAGTTCGAAAAGGTCTTCTACAATCTGATTGACAATTCACTGACCCATGGTAAGGGCGTCTCCCTCATCGATATCTCATTGACGGAATCGGCTGACTCCATCGGACTGATCTACAAGGACGATGGTCAGGGCATCTCAAAAGAAAGCAGGTTGCATCTGTTCGAGATGAGCGAGGACGGAGACCATGGAGCAGGCCTGTTCCTATCAAAGAAGATACTGGCAATAACGGGCATGACCATTACCGAGGAGGGCGAACCGGGAAAGGGCGTTAGGTTTGTGATCCGGGTGCAACGTTCTAAGGTCCGTTTCCCGCGGTCTGAACCCGAAAAGGTTCAATGA
- a CDS encoding APC family permease, which yields MDKIAIRHKLNSFDVTNIVVGSIIGADVYVATAIGARLLGPASILIWVLAGLMAMVIAISFAYCVMMAPKAGGPYAYVNEVSTPFVGFTVGWSLLLAEWFSLAVFPVAFAQYFVALIPGLGALEQLLLKAVFIVIILFTNLLGVKAAGRINDGLTLAKLGPLLLIIVGGLILMVAQPSLVLGNFTPFATGGTAALGQALVLIFWAYAGFELSTLPADEIEKPERTIPKSIVMGMLIVIAFYLLTNFVVIGLVSQSTLATSASPLIDATSAIFGGGLLALIAVAFVGVGALISITGADESGTIGSSRLAYAMSLDGLLPKAFHLTRGPSNTPYLGLTILCITAFVASAFGGISALINSSVFLLAFTYLATCISAIRLQAKHNEISAKLIGRRIIPLTGSLFCIVLLLLVDPFQIVVSLGLLAVGVPIYTYFSPKKELSEAKAIFMSREARLRRACHQARTFLAFPIHKIKIFHYRRTGHGSALLCGDKAECQENDSCKPI from the coding sequence ATGGACAAGATCGCCATTCGCCATAAGCTCAACTCGTTCGATGTGACCAACATCGTGGTCGGTTCGATCATCGGAGCTGATGTCTATGTGGCGACCGCCATCGGTGCCAGACTACTGGGTCCCGCCTCGATACTGATATGGGTTCTGGCAGGATTGATGGCCATGGTGATCGCGATATCCTTCGCCTATTGCGTAATGATGGCACCGAAGGCTGGGGGTCCCTACGCCTACGTCAACGAAGTGTCGACTCCATTCGTAGGCTTCACCGTGGGATGGAGCCTTCTGCTGGCGGAATGGTTCTCCCTAGCAGTGTTCCCCGTCGCCTTCGCGCAGTACTTCGTCGCATTGATTCCCGGTCTGGGGGCATTGGAACAGCTACTGCTGAAGGCGGTGTTCATTGTCATCATCCTGTTCACCAACCTGCTTGGCGTAAAGGCTGCCGGCAGGATCAACGACGGGCTCACGCTGGCAAAGCTCGGCCCGCTGTTATTGATCATCGTCGGTGGGCTCATCCTGATGGTTGCCCAGCCATCTCTGGTCCTAGGGAACTTCACTCCGTTCGCGACGGGCGGGACGGCGGCCCTGGGTCAGGCATTGGTGCTGATCTTCTGGGCATACGCTGGTTTCGAACTTTCAACATTGCCAGCGGATGAGATCGAAAAGCCGGAAAGGACCATCCCGAAGTCGATAGTCATGGGCATGCTGATCGTCATCGCCTTCTATCTCCTGACCAATTTCGTGGTGATCGGATTGGTAAGCCAGTCAACTTTGGCGACCTCTGCGAGTCCGCTAATCGATGCCACCTCGGCAATATTCGGAGGCGGGTTATTGGCATTGATCGCCGTCGCCTTCGTCGGTGTCGGGGCACTGATCTCCATCACCGGAGCTGACGAGTCGGGAACCATCGGCTCTTCTCGGCTGGCCTATGCCATGTCCCTGGACGGGCTCCTGCCCAAGGCGTTCCATCTGACCCGCGGTCCATCGAACACCCCCTATCTCGGCCTGACCATTCTGTGCATCACCGCGTTCGTGGCCTCAGCCTTCGGTGGAATAAGCGCCTTGATCAATTCCTCCGTGTTCCTGCTGGCATTCACTTACCTGGCAACCTGCATTTCAGCGATTCGGCTACAGGCAAAGCACAATGAGATTTCTGCGAAACTGATCGGTCGGAGGATCATTCCTTTGACCGGTTCCTTGTTCTGCATAGTCCTGCTCCTGCTGGTCGATCCGTTTCAGATCGTGGTTTCCCTGGGTCTCTTGGCGGTCGGCGTGCCGATATATACCTACTTTTCACCCAAGAAGGAGTTGTCAGAGGCTAAAGCGATATTCATGTCCAGGGAAGCGCGTCTGCGTCGGGCCTGCCATCAGGCCAGGACATTCCTGGCTTTCCCTATCCACAAGATCAAGATATTCCATTACCGCAGGACCGGACACGGCAGCGCCCTGCTCTGCGGGGACAAGGCGGAGTGCCAGGAGAACGACTCATGCAAACCAATATGA
- a CDS encoding aminotransferase class I/II-fold pyridoxal phosphate-dependent enzyme — translation MRDPTSFMKDEYEELVKSDLDWKIRELEGPSTAWCMVDGKKVLMFCSNNYLGLSNHPRLKEVAIRAVRTHGAGSGSVRPIAGTLDLHLELERRLARFKGTPASLVYQTGFATNAGLIPQLVGKGDVIVSDELNHGSIIDGVRLSYADREVYRHGDADDLARKLDEIEKHSPPYRRILIITDGVFSMDGDIAPLDKIARLAEGHGAMLYVDDAHGEGVLGEGGRGIVSHYHLTHEEVHVEMGTFSKAYGVVGGHISGSEDLVRFAMNKSRTWLLSGSHPPAVAAACTAAIDVLEQEPGHVLSLWENTNYFKKAMRQLGFDLGRSETPITPVMVGDTITAKKLSQRLIEEQVFALPIVFPMVAKDKARIRTIMNAALTREDLDFAIERFSAIGKELKLIG, via the coding sequence TTGCGCGACCCGACATCATTCATGAAAGACGAATATGAAGAACTGGTCAAGAGCGACCTGGACTGGAAGATAAGGGAGCTGGAGGGGCCGAGCACCGCATGGTGCATGGTCGATGGAAAGAAGGTGTTGATGTTCTGTTCCAATAACTATCTGGGGCTGAGCAACCATCCCAGGCTCAAGGAGGTGGCGATCCGCGCCGTCCGGACTCACGGAGCTGGTTCTGGCTCGGTCAGGCCGATCGCCGGCACGCTGGACCTCCATCTAGAGCTAGAAAGACGCCTCGCTCGTTTCAAGGGAACGCCCGCCTCATTGGTCTACCAGACAGGCTTCGCCACCAATGCCGGACTGATACCCCAACTGGTTGGAAAGGGAGACGTCATAGTCAGCGATGAACTTAACCATGGAAGCATCATAGACGGGGTAAGGCTCTCATACGCCGACCGCGAGGTCTATCGGCATGGGGACGCTGATGACCTTGCCAGGAAGCTCGACGAGATCGAGAAGCACTCTCCGCCGTATCGGAGGATCCTGATAATAACCGACGGCGTTTTCTCCATGGACGGTGACATCGCCCCCCTGGACAAGATCGCCAGACTGGCTGAGGGACATGGGGCCATGTTGTATGTCGACGACGCCCACGGTGAGGGAGTCCTGGGAGAGGGCGGCCGCGGCATCGTCTCCCATTATCACCTGACCCACGAGGAGGTCCATGTCGAGATGGGGACGTTCTCCAAAGCCTATGGTGTTGTCGGAGGACATATCTCTGGTTCGGAGGACCTGGTCCGTTTTGCGATGAATAAGAGCCGCACATGGCTGCTGAGCGGGTCGCATCCGCCGGCGGTGGCGGCCGCCTGCACCGCAGCCATTGACGTGCTGGAACAGGAACCAGGGCACGTACTATCTCTGTGGGAGAACACCAATTACTTCAAGAAAGCCATGAGGCAACTGGGTTTCGATCTGGGACGGAGCGAAACGCCGATCACCCCGGTCATGGTTGGTGACACTATAACCGCCAAGAAACTGAGCCAACGGTTGATCGAGGAACAGGTGTTCGCCCTGCCGATCGTCTTCCCCATGGTGGCCAAGGACAAGGCCCGGATCAGGACGATCATGAACGCCGCCTTGACCAGGGAGGACCTAGACTTCGCCATCGAGAGGTTCTCTGCCATAGGAAAGGAACTGAAGCTGATCGGTTAG
- a CDS encoding NAD(P)-binding domain-containing protein yields MKIGVLGTGSVGRANAARLAQLGHEVYMGTRDVPKAMSQVENNPRGDPPIKEWLKQNPRVRLVTFREAAEKGDLIINATKGEHSIEALRAAGEQNLSGKVLMDISNPLDFSKGMPPTLLVSNSDSLGEQIQREFPKAKVVKTLNTVNAALQADPMKLANGDHDMFIGGNDPSAKAEVRQLLNQYGWKNVNDLGDITTARGMEMLLIIWVNIMGKLDTPLFNFRVVTG; encoded by the coding sequence ATGAAGATCGGAGTGTTAGGCACCGGTTCGGTAGGAAGGGCGAACGCCGCAAGACTGGCACAGTTAGGTCACGAGGTGTACATGGGGACTCGGGACGTCCCCAAAGCGATGTCGCAGGTCGAGAATAATCCCAGGGGCGATCCGCCGATCAAGGAATGGCTGAAACAGAACCCCCGAGTGAGATTGGTCACCTTCAGGGAAGCGGCCGAGAAGGGGGATCTTATCATCAACGCCACAAAGGGAGAGCATTCGATAGAGGCATTGAGGGCGGCGGGAGAACAGAACCTGAGCGGCAAGGTGCTCATGGACATCTCGAACCCGCTCGACTTCTCCAAGGGAATGCCGCCCACCCTCCTAGTATCCAACAGCGATTCCCTGGGGGAGCAGATACAGCGTGAGTTCCCGAAGGCCAAGGTGGTGAAGACCCTGAACACGGTGAACGCCGCACTGCAGGCAGATCCGATGAAGTTGGCCAACGGAGACCATGACATGTTCATCGGTGGAAATGATCCCTCCGCCAAGGCGGAGGTCAGGCAACTGCTGAATCAGTACGGATGGAAGAACGTCAACGATCTGGGGGACATCACCACCGCCCGAGGGATGGAGATGCTGTTGATCATCTGGGTCAATATCATGGGAAAGCTTGATACCCCGTTGTTCAACTTCCGTGTGGTCACTGGCTGA